TCAATAGCATCTCAAAgacaaaatcaaaatgaatcACTAATGGATACCCTCACTCAACGTTTTAATGCTGTCAAATCAAATGTGATTCCAAGCAGCTAGCACAAAAAGGAATTTTCTCGGTTCTTCACTCTTTAGCTATGTAAGAAAAAGGTGCTCTTTCTCAAACAAAAGGCGATTCGAAACATGACGTGCTCTTTTTCAGGAAGCAGGCGGCTGCAAGAAGAGATCAAGATGCACTTTTGAATACCATATGATGGTATCATTCATAGAATTCAATCAAACTCTTCGACAAAGCCAGCAAGGAGCAACTGCATATCCGACTTATAAGCAATTTCATTACACGTTCACCAGAAATGCTTCTCAAGCGTtgaaattcagaaaattgacCCAGCAGAGATCCGACGATAAAATGCATGATGAAGACTACCAATAAACCACATTCACTGGAAGCATTCAATTCATTCAACAAGCAAATTGTGCAAGGGCGCCCGAAGCATCGAAATCTATAGTTTCCTACATTTAGTTTGgattttttgttcaatttcaGCAAAAAACGATTATGGTCAATATCGGGGCTTTAGTCGGTACCTGGACGGAGTACTTCACAGCGAGACTGGCGACGGTGTCCCCCCGCACGATCCGATGAGAGATCGCGAACTTCCCGATGCTATTGTCCCTCCAGAAGCTACCGGAACTCGGGGCGCCGACCACCGCCTTCATCCTCCAGGGTGCGCGGAAGGCGCGGGTCAGCATGTCTCCGTCGGAGGCAACGGAGTTCCACACGCGGCACACGCAGCTCGCCCGGGCGAGGTCGGGGATCGGAAGCCTCTCGAAGATGAGGCGGAGGGTGTCGCGGCAGTTCAGAGCCGTGAAGTGGGAGTTCATGGGGGAGATCGCGAGGTCGGCGAAGGAGGACGGTGGCGCCATGTCCGACGAGGGGGAGGCTGAGCTCTGCGGGAAGGTCTGGGGCTCTTCGTCGTCTTCGTCGCCGCAGCAGCCCATTCCGCTGCGCGAGAAACAAACGCCGTTGTTTCGGTATGGACGGGGAGCAGATGAATTTGCCAGCGACAGCTCAGCAACGCCCCACTTTAATAGCCAgtcattgaaaattttgattttgcaatTTGCACCCTCAAGTTTCACCTTCCACCCAAACTTGACATCGTGACATTGCGCACCATGAAGTTTAATTTTTATCCCACTTTGCACCACAACCCTAAATCTAACATTTCTccattttacatttatttataactAGAAGAGAAGCACACGTGCTGCCGCAGAATAATTTTACAATCCGAATTAATACACTAATTATATAAGATTCAATCTTCTTATTTAATACACTAATTATATAAGACAAAATCACATTGAattgattaaatatatttcttccaaaaataggtataaattataatagaaGAGCAATATCAAGATACAAACTTAACGATAATATGGACTCGTGGAACATTTGCATTAGAGCTTGTCGTGCTCGGTAAAACGGgggatttgattaacaaaattttataatctTATTCTTGAGAAAATTATAATCTTTTGTCATGTCAAGTTTTAAAGTTTATTTGacttgaatttattttatcttgggcaaatgattttaattttagagagcttttttatttagttttagtTAATTCACAATGTCATATAATTCTCTTTTATTATAAGAGTAAGattcaaataaaaacaatttgatcaaaaaattaaatgtggCCAAGATTGATcgtaaaagtgaaaaaaattattccttGAAATCTAAGCAAATGCCGAGAAGAGTTTTACCTCCCAAaagttttctttaaatttttttatggtgAAAAAAGAGGGAAGAAAGGTttataatacttttttttttacattgcTCCATTGAAAGACACATGGTCTTTGGAACTCTCCTTTAGTTTAATGTatagataaatagataataaCTATAAGTGAATTGGTGCTGCGAACGGTTATTAAATTTGAATACTATTAAAGTTACAAATTGAAATGATAAAATGAATAcctaagaaaatatataaaagtccaAAATCGACTCGTCAAATTCGAGAAGTGTTCGGGTGATACTAATTTTTTAGGTAAGGTAATTGGAGACATAgcttaaaaaattgaaaatcttgAAGTAAATAGGATGAGTGAATGGTTGAAGTCTAAAGAAAGGGGGAGAGGATGAGTGGAAGAGAGAGTATGGTcaattggtttttttttttttcatatgaaTTATGGTAACTTGAAGTCCAATTGAGCCCAAACTAATATTGTCAAGCCGAATTGACCCATTAAGAGGTAAAAAATTTCCCAatgtggattttctccatttacaagATTCGAAATTGAAATCATGTTTAAGGAGAACAATtgccgaaccgcttgaacccaAAAAGTAGAGTTAATTAGGTGGTTATTTAAGCACCTTAATCTAAGGGCTATTATTCATTagaattatttcattaatgaaattttaagaAAGTAAAAGTTAGAGCAAAACTTTTCTTCTCACTTTTGCAGTAATATAGATAATAAACTCTTTTGTTGACCTCTCGACTCTCAAACAACcacattataaaaaataaaagcgaCGTTCTCTCATGCCTCACCTTACTATCTATTGATGCACTCTTGAATTGTCAAATTGTCAATCTAAATTTGTAAACCTTCAATTATATAAACTGATATTctaaatagtaaaataattatttttcctgaaaaaaaatttcggtcATAAGGAAGGCCAAATTTGTAGACCTTCAATTATATAAACTGATattctaaataataaaatatttttttctaaaaattttgtCAACATAAGGAAGGCCTATGATTTAGTACAAGAATTTAAATAGTAAAACTAAATAATGGGGCATGAAAGTCTCACTAACTAAGATCAAATCCAATACCTCATGGTCTTGGGTGATAACTTGTGCCACTACACCAAATCTTTTTTCTATCCTgaaatgttttaaaaaaaattagtgaagtttaaaatatattttacatttaaagataaaaaaaatgaatttttcaagaaaattttcttctctactattcaaatttatatatggatTGAAAAAGCCACTTCTTCTTAGTTGTCCAATTTGTAATGAGTGaaaaatttctaatttatgacttttcacttttttttgcCTATCTATAAGATCTAtgcataaaatttaatttttaacttcTTTAGTTTTAGGTTATATCATACCTTTACTCTAAAGTTAAAATATAATGGAgagtttttgcaattttttccCGACcctcttttccatttttttctaagtttactttattcttttattatttcatcatTATCAAGCTTGTTTGAAGATTTTGTTGTCCTTAGTCTAAAACTATACAATGAGAATACTCTAAAAAGAATTAGTATAACATCTTTTTTTAAAGACTGCGTTATATCGCTGTATCTTGATTTTATAGCCTAGTTCCTCTTTTGATGATTGATCTAATATAATGAGTTTATCGTTTGTTTTCCAAAGATTCAAGGCTCATACCTAAATTAGTGATTGATTTGTAGTTGCAAATTTGTATACTTGTTATATCAATGACTATAGAATAACCTATTGTATGTGTATGATGCTATAATTTCAAGATAAAATTGTGTTCATTGTTTTCCAACACACTATGACTTAATTAAAACTGTATCACTTATAAGTGATTACTTGTTATTTGTTAAgtatatttatcaaattttttcatattagaaattttcttaaaacataattaatttcttttttatggataaataagtatatataaggagaagaaaaatagagatGAAAAGTGaggattaatttttcaaaaatgaacagattttttttttgagacgAATGGTATTCTCAAAAGAAAGCAACAACGATCAATAATAATGCATTCCAAATGAACATAATAGAATcttgataattaaaaaataaaatcaatatgaaagagaaattgatttttcacaaaaagaaaaaaaaattgaaaagaataatGAAGTAGGATGTCGAGCCCCATCGGGTAAATTCCATTctcaatatttaattttcttaattaaaaatattcttatatACCTGCCAGGTCAATATGAAAACAATGCTAATCTAGTGTGCATGGAAATTTGTGAAATCTCCATCTCGTCATCACATACTGGGTGAGATTTGTACAGAGGCTGACACATCTATGGatgacaataaaaaaataaaataaaaattgtggATATGAAATTGAGGAAGTACTCGATAAATTATGTTATGTGTACTAAGGAATCCATTTACAGAAATCTTACTAGGTAGAACTTTCATGCGCGATGCTATGGGACATAAAAACTATTTAATTAATAGTATATAATTAAGCAAATGTACTTATGAAAATGATAACGATACTTTCTATTGCTAGATAAAATTctttatatatcaatatagtgcaacttatttcaaaataaatagaacactctaattttaaaattttgttcgAGAACATACATAGACGTGACAAATGAGAaacttaatttaatataaatgatATGATAAAATAAGTGCACAAAGGATGCTAAAGTTTATATGAAACTTTAAAATTAGtgattaatataatatttaagaaCATGCATGCATGGAAGGGGAGAGAAGCTAAAAAGAATGTATTTGAATAGAATGCGTAAGATGATAAGGAACGAAACACACAAAGAAAATGTATAAGATTGTAGGaagtttttgaaaaataatattgatcAAGCAAAAACAATGAGAAGAAAGTACACTTAGCTGAGCTTTACACAAACATGTGTTTTAAAGTTtataagataagataagataGGAAAAATAAGGTACAACACATAAGAAGGTGTAAAGTGCCAAGCTACCATGATTGCTTTCTAGCATTGCTGGGTAATCtagaatttttcatttttaacctaaaaaaagcacaacttttatattattatttttttctaaatatagcacgacctttaaaaaatagtacGGAAAGACACAATCTTTGCATCtattcctaaatatagcacaatTTTTAGAGAGTAACATAGAAATGCACAATCTTTGtattatttctaaaatataacactacctttaaaaaatagtacaGAAATACACGATCTTCAAGCGCGATCTTCTTTTTTAACGTGCTAGAATGACAGCTAAACTTGAAGGCCGTGCCTTTTTATGCTTGAAGGTCGTGCctttatatactttttttaaaggtcgtcctatattttagaaaaagtataaatatCATGCATTTATGTGCTACCCTTCAAATATCATgctatatttatgaaaaaaatgtaaaagttgtgctttttaatatttttttcccttatagattatgctatatttagaaaaagtgcaaatgtcCTGCTTTTTTAGGTGATTAACCCTACATGTGACCAATAACATGTAATATTTCAAAACAATCATGTCTTACGATAATAATATTGGGATGTCACTTTCCCGTTACATAGTATTGCTTTCATAATAACTAAAATATCTATTCTCCAAACTAAAAATGTAGTGACCTTCTGTTTTGACTAAATACAAGTTCTTTTGagaagttattattatttataaatgcaatttcttttttcttttccaagaaGAAATTTACATAGATAACTAGCTTTTCCAAAGTGGGTTAGTTTAAACAAATCAACGTTTATTCTGCTTAAGTAATATCTCCGGTTCGAGTCATTGTGGATGTAGAAAATTCACACTGGGAGAGCTTTTATCTCTTAGTAGGCCGATCGAGCTCGACTAGATTAGTTAGAACTCAATTGAGTTTCCGGATatcaaaattcacaaaaaaaactaacttttttttttctgtgcaTCTCACGCGCTCATTTTCATGTATCTCTACATGATCTTTATcgaaattatttacatttagAAACATCCATTTTCttataaagataataataataattttcaatcaataatattaattgtcaaataataatcttcaataattatttaattgtgTATGACATCCTTATTCttaagttttattttcttccatacatacaaataaaattgacTCTTATAataacacttttttttatagcGTTATGCTACGAAACTTTTTTTTGATAGGATCATTTGtgttgtgtatatataatccTGTATGTGATccattaatatttttgtaGTGTTTTGCATCATTTGTGCTGTGTATATATAATCCTttaaacacatatatatatatcctttctttataataattattatctaattttTTGAGAAATGTATTTGCTtgttaacaaaataaaatagacaTGGTTTTGAGAAATATATTTGCTATTCTAAATCGGCAAATCGATGGTGTTGGCTGTTGCTTCATTGTTTTGTAGGCCCCAGAAAGAAGCGAAAATGCATCCGCAGCGTTTCGGGCATTTTGGCGGTTCCCAACGGCCAAGAAAAAACCAGAGCCAGaagtggagagagagagagagcgatgGAGTTTCTTCGCTTCAACGGTTCAATGCCTACAGCTCTTCCCTTCGTTGACACTCCGAGATCTTCCCCTGCATCCCGTACTCAGCTCCATCTGCCGTCTCCCTCGACCTCGAGACCTTGGCTAACGGCGAGCTGCAGAGGAAGAGCAGGAGAGGACGCTCCTCTGTCCGCTTCCTCAGCTTATGACATCCTCGGCATCGAACCGGGCTGCTCGGCCGCCGAGCTCAAAGCTGCTTTCAGAGCCAAGGTGTCAACACTGGCCCCCCTTTTCCGGTCGCCCATTATATGCTTTTGTCTGTTCCGTGTCGATTAATTTCTCTCTCTGACCGGCCGATCTTCGGTATATGATTTGAAGGTGAAGCAGTACCATCCGGACGTGAGCACTGTTGGAAATCCCGAAACAATGATACGCCGTGTAATTCAGGCATATCAGGTATCAATCTCAGTAGCAAATTCGCAATTATGCATAAATTCTTAGTTCTGTTTGTTGTTGCATAAATTCTTAGGGATTTCGGGCTGTTGATATCTTTCCCCGACTCTTGCTTCAGCATGTTTATATGTCTGTTTTCTTTAAGGATTGCTTTGTTTCCTTTATCTTTAATGGTGACTGGTAAGTAAGCAGTGGTGATTATGTTGAGGGATGTTGTGTGCAGATGCTGTCCAAATACAGCCGGTCGGAGATCATCGAGAGGTAAAAGTTGGGTTTTTCAAGCAATCTAGAATGTAGTGATCCGCAGTTCTTTGAATGCTCTCTAGCTGATAAGTGAAGAAATGACAGATCTTCTCATTGCCCGAGATATTGCCTTCCACCTATCTCTCTATTACTTAAATTGGGTATCTGTGGTCTTGGGCAGTTGTGCATAATATTGAAAAACTTGGATGAATTTGCAGGGAATACTTGGATCCTTTTGATGAACCAGAATGTGAAGCTCTCGATCTCTTTGTCAATGAACTTCTTTGTGTTGGCAAAGGTAACTCGATTCAAATCCTTCCATTTCTGAAACTCATAGTGGCCTAGACATGGTTCGGGCATCTTCCATGCCTTTGAAACTAGCCAGGATGCACTGTATACCTGTTTGTCTATGTCTTGACTTTCCTTGTAAGTTACAAATTATCATTTACGAAAGTCCCTGTAGGGTGCCCATATTCATGTGTTAAAGCAGCTCCGCATGCTTTCACATTTGCTTCTTCCACCGGTACTGCAAGAGCAACTTCCCAGGGTGAGTTGGTCTGCTATTAATCTTGCTAGGGTCAGTTTAGCCTATCTATCTTCAAAACTCACCTTCTGTGAACCGGAACTTAGGAGATAATCCAGATGATATAGAAATTATACGACTATGTTCTTCGTGACATTTATTCTGGAGCAGGATTATCTCAGAACATGGTGTCCCCTTCCATCTTTTCACGGTCAAATCTGCTTTAGATGAGCTGCATTGGTTCTAGCAGTTTTTCTGTGTCTCAAGCAGCTGTTCTATTACCAGGAAAAGGTGAAGATTATCAAGTTCAGGCTGCAGTTGGTCAATGCCCAAGAAGTTGTATTCACTATGTTACTCCATCACAAAGAATTATTTTAGAGGAGTTGCTTGACAGGTATGCAAATTCGATAAGATAGAGCTATAATGTCTCGGGTTCGTGCTTCGCTTGATTCAAGATCATGTTAATATCAAGATTTTGGCTCAATATGTATTTGTTAACTCTTGCAGCATAATCGACGTGCCATATGATACTTCAGCTGAGGCTGACTTGCTTTACTCATTAATAGTCAAGGCGAGGTTTGAGAACAATCGGTACTGGAAGCCAAAGAAGC
Above is a window of Punica granatum isolate Tunisia-2019 chromosome 7, ASM765513v2, whole genome shotgun sequence DNA encoding:
- the LOC116215448 gene encoding F-box protein At1g55000, encoding MGCCGDEDDEEPQTFPQSSASPSSDMAPPSSFADLAISPMNSHFTALNCRDTLRLIFERLPIPDLARASCVCRVWNSVASDGDMLTRAFRAPWRMKAVVGAPSSGSFWRDNSIGKFAISHRIVRGDTVASLAVKYSVQVMDIKRLNNMMSDHGIYSRERLLIPISDPDILVNQTCYIELDQHAKREVAVLYLEGQPSIKSALVLKRTTSEQGRRRILDSLKRSMRVNDGTAQYYLSVSEGDPRAALSEFSEDLRWERQAGLV
- the LOC116214968 gene encoding chaperone protein dnaJ C76, chloroplastic isoform X1 produces the protein MEFLRFNGSMPTALPFVDTPRSSPASRTQLHLPSPSTSRPWLTASCRGRAGEDAPLSASSAYDILGIEPGCSAAELKAAFRAKVKQYHPDVSTVGNPETMIRRVIQAYQMLSKYSRSEIIEREYLDPFDEPECEALDLFVNELLCVGKGCPYSCVKAAPHAFTFASSTGTARATSQGKGEDYQVQAAVGQCPRSCIHYVTPSQRIILEELLDSIIDVPYDTSAEADLLYSLIVKARFENNRYWKPKKQPKNSSNHVDWY
- the LOC116214968 gene encoding chaperone protein dnaJ C76, chloroplastic isoform X2 gives rise to the protein MEFLRFNGSMPTALPFVDTPRSSPASRTQLHLPSPSTSRPWLTASCRGRAGEDAPLSASSAYDILGIEPGCSAAELKAAFRAKVKQYHPDVSTVGNPETMIRRVIQAYQMLSKYSRSEIIEREYLDPFDEPECEALDLFVNELLCVGKGKGEDYQVQAAVGQCPRSCIHYVTPSQRIILEELLDSIIDVPYDTSAEADLLYSLIVKARFENNRYWKPKKQPKNSSNHVDWY